ACAGCGCTGATGGGGTAAAATGGGACGCTCACAACCTGAGCAACTAAGTTCAGACGGCCCCCTGACCAGCGGCTTTGCGACGGCACCACCATGAATACGCAAAAGCAGGTTCTGCTCAACCAGACGGTCCAGATCCCGGTGAATTGTCATCCGCGAAACCTGGAAATGACGCGCAAGCTGACCAGCCGAGATCCCGGATTCGCGGGAAACCAGGGTTAAAATTTGAGACTGTCTTACCTCTGGAGTCATTAAGAACTCTAACGTCTTAAATGTTAGACTACCGATCGAAGAAGCGAACGTATTTTAACATAAGATCATCACAAAACAGGGTCATAATAGACCCGGCTTGTCTAAACTAAAAATGATTTATCCTCAATAAAACTTTTTATCTTTAATAAATATTGAAGTTGACATTTTGTACCATGTCCGCTATACCCGAGAGGATATAAAACCCTATTCTATTTTGTAGGAAATCCATGGAATTCAATATTGGTAAAAAGATCAAGTATCTCCGCAAGGAGCGTAAACTGACCTTGCAGGATGTCGCTACAGAAACCGGCTTCTCTCCGGCACTGATCTCACAAATCGAGAACAATAATGTCTCTCCGCCAATCGCGACCCTGTCTAAAATTGCGCGCTTCTTCGATGTCAAGATGAGCTTCTTTTTCGAAGAAGGTGAAGCGATAGCAAAATACGAAATTGTCCATAAGACGGATCGGCGCATTGTCAGTCGGGTCATCTCGAAAGATGGCACCGGGCACGGATACACTTACGAAACCCTTTCATACCGCAAAAGCAACAAGAAGATGGAACCTTTTCTGTTAACCGTCTCAGAGCGCGCAACCGAAGAAACGCTCTACAACCACGAAGGGGAAGAATTCCTGCTGATCCTGAAAGGCGAAGCCGAACTCCTGCTCGACGATGAACGTTTTGAACTTAAAGAAGGCGATGCAGCCTACTTCGATTCATCGGTCAAGCACCGCCTCCTCTCCAAAGGAGAAGGCACAGTCGAAGTTCTGGCTGTTGTCACCCGCTGATCCACCTATCGCTTCTAATCAGAGGACATCACAACTCAAGCGTAATCCTCATCCCTTAATAAAAATAAAAACGTAGACGAAAGGAACCGCTATGAGCAGTTTCGAGAAAAAAAACCTGTCAGACTGGGAAACCCTGGCCAAAAAAGAGCGAAAAACCGACGACCTCACCAGCTTCAAATGGGAAACCCCGGAAGGGATTTCAGTTAAACCACTCTATACCGCAGCCGATACCGCGGGGCTGGACACCGCTGACACCCTGCCGGGGATGGCCCCCTTTGTCCGCGGACCGATGGCCACCATGTACGCCGGACGACCCTGGACCGTGCGCCAGTATGCCGGGTTCTCCACCGCAGAAGAGTCGAACGCCTTCTATAAGCGCAACCTCGCAGGTGGGCAGCAGGGACTTTCCGTTGCCTTCGATCTGGCCACCCATCGCGGCTACGATTCTGATCATCCGCGGGTTGAAGGGGATGTCGGCAAGGCCGGGGTGGCCATCGACTCGGTCGAGGATATGAAGATCCTCTTCAGCGACATCCCCCTCGATAAGGTTTCGGTCTCAATGACCATGAACGGCGCAGTGCTGCCGATCATGGCCAACTACATTGTCGCCGCTGAAGAGCAGGGGGTCAGTGAAGATAAACTGGCCGGCACCATCCAGAATGACATTCTTAAAGAATTTATGGTGCGCAACACTTACATCTATCCCCCCGCGCCTTCGATGCGTATCATCGGCGATATTATCGAGTACACCAGCCAGAGAATGCCGAAGTTCAACTCGATCTCAATCTCCGGCTATCATATCCAGGAGGCTGGCGCCAACAACGCGTTAGAGCTCGCCTTCACCCTTGCCGATGGTGTTGAATACGTGCGCAGCGCCGTCGCCAAAGGCCTGGATGTAGATTCCTTCGCCCCCCGGCTGTCATTCTTCTTCGCCATCGGTATGAACTTCTTCATGGAAGCCTCCAAGCTGCGCGCTGCGCGTTATCTCTGGGCCAAACTGATGAAAGAGTTCAATCCAAAGAATCCCAAATCGTCGATGCTGCGTACCCACTGCCAGACCAGCGGCTGGTCGCTGACCGAGCAAGACCCCTACAACAACGTCATCCGCACCACCATTGAGGCGATGGCTGCGGTTCTGGGAGGCACCCAGTCGTTGCACACCAACGCCCTCGATGAAGCGATCGCCCTGCCGACCGACCACAGTGCACGCATCGCCCGCAACACCCAACTGGTCATTCAGGAGGAGTCGGGAATCTGTAATGTCGTCGATCCCCTCGGCGGATCCTACTATGTCGAGAGCCTGACCAAGGGGCTGATCGATGAAGCACAGAAGATTCTGGATGAGATCGAAGGCCTCGGTGGCATGACCAAAGCAATCGAAACGGGGATGCCGAAACTGCGTATCGAGGAATCGGCGGCCAAGAAGCAGGCTGCCATCGATTCAGGCCGCGATGTCATCGTCGGGGTCAACAAGTACAAACTGGCCAAAGAAGACCCGATTGAGGTGCTTGATGTCGATAACGCTGCAGTTCGTGAGGGACAGATCGCCCGACTTAAAAAGATGCGCGCCACACGCGATGAAGCGGCATGCCAGCAGGCACTTGCCGACATCACGACAGCATGTGAGAATGGTAGCGGCAACCTGCTCGATCTCAGCGTTAAGGCTGCACGCCTGAGGGCTTCGATCGGCGAGATCTCCGACGCCATGGAAAAAACCTTCGGCCGCCATCGCGCCGAGATCAAACTTGTTTCAGGAGCCTACGCATCCGTGGTTGAAAGCGACAGCGATTTCAATGAACTCAAGCAGCGAATCGACGCCTTCGCCGAAAAAGATGGTCGTCGCCCGCGCATCCTGATTGCCAAAATGGGGCAGGATGGTCATGACCGCGGCGCCAAGGTCGTCGCCACCGCTTACGCCGACGCCGGCTTCGACGTCGACATGGGACCGTTGTTCCAGACCCCGGAAGAGGCTGCCAAGATGGCCGTCGAAAACGACGTCCACGTGGTCGGCGTTTCCAGCCTCGCAGCAGGGCACAAAACCCTGGTCCCGCAGCTAGTGGCAGAACTCAAAAAACTCGGAGCCGACGATATTGTCGTCGTCTGTGGCGGTGTTATTCCACGGCAGGATTACACTGAGCTGTATGCCGCCGGCGCCGCCAAAATTTTCGGTCCCGGCACCCCGATCACCGTCTCGGCTGGGCAGACATTGGATGCTATTGAAGGGAAGTAGGTCTCAATCCGACAAAAAGCTAAACTCAACTCGCGCAAAGTCTCAAAGGCGCCAAGAAAGCCCATAAGAACCTAAGATATTTTGGCCTTCTTTGCGTCTTTGCGACTCGCCTAAAAGCGTCTAATTCTGGTTAGTGAGCAAAAGCGAACGAGCGCGAGGTCAAGGGTTATAAACTTTGCCAAAAATCAAACAAATAGCCGAAGGCGTGCGCACCGGCAACATCCGCGCGCTGGCCAAAGCGATCACCCTGATCGAAAGTCGCAACCCCGAGCATTCGCGAGCTGCCACCACCCTGCTTGACGAGTTATTGGCCGATTCGGGCAAGGCAATCAGGGTCGGCATCAGCGGCGTCCCCGGCGTCGGTAAAAGCACCCTGATCGAAGCGCTGGGGATGATGTTGATCGCACAGGGGCATCGCATCGCGATTCTCGCGGTCGACCCCAGTTCACAGATTTCCGGTGGCTCAATCCTCGGCGATAAAACCCGTATGGAACTACTGTCCCGCGAAAAGAACGCCTTTATCCGTCCCTCCCCCAGCAGCGGCACCCTTGGCGGCGTCGCGCGTAAAACCCGTGAAACCATGCTGCTCTGTGAAGCCGCCGGGTACGATATCATCATCGTCGAAACCGTCGGGGTCGGTCAGTCGGAGATTACCGTCGCTTCAATGGTCGACTTTTTCCTGCTGTTGCAGCTCAGCAATGCCGGGGATGAACTGCAGGGGATCAAAAAAGGGGTGATGGAGATCGCCGACGCGATTCTGATCAACAAGGCCGAAGGCGAAAACCGCCCGCGCGCCGAACTCGCCCGTCAGCAGTACGAAAACGCCTTACATCTGCTAAAGCCCAAAAGCAAAAACTGGCAGGTTCCGGCCCTGATGTGCAGCGCCCTCCACAACCAGGGAATTCAGGAAATCTGGTGGACAATCACCAATTTCACCGAGACCCTGAAGCAGAGCGGCGAGTTTGATGAAAAACGCCGCCTGCAGGCTCACGACTGGATGTGGACCCTGGTCATCGACGATCTCAAAGATCTCTTCACCCGCGACACAGCCGTAGCTGCGCTACTGCCTCGCTTGCAGGCTGGCGTCGGTCAAGGCACGACAACCCCCAGCGGCGCAGCCAGGCGGCTCATTGCGGCTTTCCGCAGAAACCTCTAATCCTCATACGGAACTCATCCAAAGCTAACAATCGGGAGCGATAACCATGACCAAAAAAATTAACCACATCGGTATTGCAGTAAAAAACCTCGAAACGGCTGTCCCCTTTTATCGCGACACTCTGGGGATGACCTTCGAAGGAACCGAAGAAGTGACAGAACAGAAAGTACGTGTCGCATTTCTTAAAATCGGAGAGAGTCGCATCGAATTACTGGAGCCGACCTCAGCTGACTCGCCGGTGACCAAGTTTTTAGAAAAGAATGGCGAAGGGATTCACCATATCGCCTACGAGGTCGACAACTTGGCCGCCACGCTTCTTGAACTGCAGCAGAAGGACGTACGCTTGATCGACCAAACCCCGCGCACCGGGGCGCACGGTGCAAGCATTGCCTTTATTCACCCTAAAGCCAGTGGCGGGGTGTTAACTGAACTCTGCCAATCAGCTCGGCACTGACAAACAACGTTATAAATACAATTTCTTCTTTTATTGCCAAATGTTAAGGCAAGTTAGTATTTTTTATCTTGACTTAATTTCGGGTAAAAATATACTGACCTCGCAATTATAGAACAGACTTGGGGGCAACCTCGCCCGGTTCAGTCTTGACAGGAAATGAAAGACTGATAAACTCCGCGGCGAAACGTTACCAACCAAAGTAGCCGGGAGATTTGCTCTATGAAATTTTGTTTTCTACTCATATCGATGCTTATCACCATCGGTTGTGCAAACCCGGCCCTCGCACTTCTGAATGCCGGCGATACTGCTCCTGATTTCAACGCGCAGACCCTTGATGGCCATGAGGTTTCTCTCAGCAGCTTTAAAGGAAAACTCCTCCTGATTGAGCTGGGGACCACCTGGTGCCCAGCATGTAACGAGTTGGCGCACCAGATTGAAAAAATACGGCCGTTCCTCAAAAAAAAGGGTGTGACTTTTATCTCGGCCTACCTCGCAGACTCCGCTGCCAGCATCAAGTCACACCTGAAAGACGAGGGTCTCAAAGCAGCAGATGAGACTATGATCGACGACGGTGAGGCGCGCACCAGCTACAGCATATTTACCATCCCGCGCCTGCTGTTGATCGACAAAGATTTCAAAATTGTTTTCGATGAAATGATGCTCGACAGCAGTCAACTAAAACAAAGGATCGATGCTCATCTTCAAGGCAGGAGCTGAGCAGTAACAACTAAGGGTTTGCGCTTGTCATACTGGTAACTGTGTTATATAACCGACAAGCCTGTGGCACAAAAGCAACAACAACAGAATAAAACACTGCTTCAGCATTTGACCATATGCTACAAAAAAACAACGGGATTCCGGCACATTAAACGCCTGGAGTTAAAAGCCAAACATGTTGGCATCTTTAGTGCTCTAAGCATTCGGTGTCCATAGGGGAACAGTCCGTATGAGCTCCCCTTGGTTCTATTTTAATAGAATGGCAATAACAAGCTCCAGGGAGGGCTTCAGACTTGATCAAAACCATCACCACCCTTGCCCTGATAATTTTGTTGGTCTCAGCTCTGAGCGCCTGTGCGCCGTTCAAGAAATCCCCCACACGGGTCAAGTGCCCGGCCTGCGGTTATGAATTTGATGTTCCACAGTCGTGAGCCACTCGGTATCGACGACTTTTGAGCAATTTATAGATTAGGTTTCAACCGACCAGTAGGTCACAAATCGCCGAATTGTTCGGCACATTCCTAACCCTTTTGTAAGGAGGAAACACCATGAGTAAGTTTCTGAAAGTTATGATCGTCCTGCTGACGATCGCTGCAATGGCTTCACCGGCCATGGCAGAAATCAAATTGAACGGCTACTACCGTCTACAAGGTACGGTACAGAGTCCTACCGATGGTTCCGCTGCAGCGTACCAAGGTCAGTTTGAAAATTTTCTCACCACCCCCGCTAACAAAACCGCTGGTAACAACGCCTTTTTTGACCAGCGCCTGCGCCTGAAAATGACCGATAACCTCAACGACAACATCAGCGTTGTCTATTACGGCGAACTCGACGCCCCCTTCGGCGCTAAAAGCAGCAAGCTGTCTGCCGGGAATGGCGGCCAGTTGAGCGCTGATGGTAACATGCTCGAGACCAAAAACTTCTATGTCGACTTCAAAGTTCCGAGCAGCGACTGGAGCGTGCGTACTGGTATTCAGGGCTTCGGCTTCGGTCACTACGAAAGCTTCGTCACCGATGACGACATGACCGGCATCTCGACGCGCGGCACTGTTGGTCCGATCGCCTTGACTGCTGGCTGGTTCGTATGGAATCGCGGCCAATTCAGCGAGTCCGCAGGCGTTAACTTCTACTCCCTCAATGGCGAAATGAAGGTCAACGATCAGCTCAAATTTGGCCTGACTGCCGCTGACGTTAAAAACGACAGCGCCGCGGCTAAAAATGGTACTGCAGCTAAAACCGACGACTGGTACTATGGCGCCTATGGTGACTTCACCATGGCTAAAATTGGCTTCGCCGGTTCGTTGCTCTTCCGCAACGCTGTTGGCCAAGACAATAACTTAACTGATGGCCAGACTTTCATGCTCAACCTCTATGCCAAAGCCAAGCTCGCTAACGCCGGCAACATCAAGGTGCACGGCATCTACATCCCGGCCGACACCAGCAGCAAGCAGAACGACCGCTTCTCAGCCAACCAGGCTGGCTATGAACTCCCGAGCGACAACCTGATGATCTTCGGCACCGATGCCTATTACAACAACGGTTCCCAGGGTGGTCTGGCCGTATATAGCAGTGCATACGCAGGCTATGGCCTGATGGCTCTGATGGTTTCGGGCGACTACAAACTGCCTGAGGCTGCTTACCTCAAATACGGCGCCGGCTACTTCATGGCAGCCGACAAGTCACCGACCCACGGTGTCGCTAAAGACAATGCAAACCTCGGCGCTGAATTTGATGCCATGGTTGGCAAGAAATTTGCTGAAAAATACGACCTCAGCCTGCGTGGCGCTTACGGCCTTCTGGGCGACTTCTACAAGGTTGGTGGGCAAAGCCCGGATGACCTTTACAAAGTCGTTGCAATGCTGAACGTCAGCTTCTAATTGCTCAAAAAAAATTAGTTATGCTAGTATGCGGTCGGGCCTCGTGCCCGACCGTTTTTTTGTTCATGTCCCCTGTCAGCCCTGGAGCCGATCAAAAATGTCATCACTTAAAACTCTGACGTTTCTCCTGCTTCTCACCTGCACCCTCGGCGTCCCCTCAGTGGCGAAAGCCCTTCCGTCTGAGATTGCCCACAACCTGAAGCCACTTGACGGGGTAATTGTGTTGCCGATCGATGGCGAGTATCTGATTGACCTCGACGCCTCCAAGGGTGTGGCTGTGGGAGACATCTTTTCGATCATCACCCCAGGTCCGGCAATTATCCACCCGGTAACCGGCGCGGTGATCGGCTCTCTCGACAAGGTGGAGGGTTGGCTCGAAGTTACCCGGATTAAAAGTGGTTATTCCTACGCCCGACCGCTGAACCCAAAAATCACATTCACCAAGGGAACCCGGATTCATCGCTTCAAGGACCTGCCGGCGGTTTTCTGGGATTATAGCGGCAGCGGCGAAAAGCTCTTCGATGAGTTGCGCACCGCCCTCCCCCAACTGGAATGGAACAGCTATGCCAAAGATCAGACTTCACGTCCGACTGAGCCTGCGCAGGTGGCTTTTGCCACCCCGGTGCTGACCTTCATTGATCAAGGGGGACAACTTCAGGTGAGAGGCGCGAGCTTTCAGCTGCTTGGGCAGTATGCCTTGCCCGCCCTGGTCGCACCGACGTTACAGGGAGCAACCGCTGCGACCTCGCTTCTCCCGTCGGGCCCGGTAGCCGCAATGACCTCTGCCCCCAAGTCCGGGATCGTGATTTCCCACCAGGAAGCAACACCGGGCGGAATCGTTCTTAATCAGACCCTGAACACAGATAAAATCTGGTCAGCAGCTGATTTCAAGGGGAACCCGACCGGGCTCGAGATTGCAGATTTTGATCAGGACGGGCTAAACGATATCGCCATTCTGCACAGGAACGACCTTGAAATTGGTCAGATCACGAATCGCAAATATCAGCGGACAATTCTGCTTCCGCTGACAGGGATCGAGAGAGCCCTGACCCTTTCAAGCGCCGATCTGGATGGCGATGGACGACCAGAGCTCTTCATCAACGCAATGGATGGCGTTAAAGTGGATTCCCTGATTGTTGCCTTTAAGGATGGTAGATTCCAGATCGTTCAA
Above is a genomic segment from Geopsychrobacter electrodiphilus DSM 16401 containing:
- the meaB gene encoding methylmalonyl Co-A mutase-associated GTPase MeaB is translated as MPKIKQIAEGVRTGNIRALAKAITLIESRNPEHSRAATTLLDELLADSGKAIRVGISGVPGVGKSTLIEALGMMLIAQGHRIAILAVDPSSQISGGSILGDKTRMELLSREKNAFIRPSPSSGTLGGVARKTRETMLLCEAAGYDIIIVETVGVGQSEITVASMVDFFLLLQLSNAGDELQGIKKGVMEIADAILINKAEGENRPRAELARQQYENALHLLKPKSKNWQVPALMCSALHNQGIQEIWWTITNFTETLKQSGEFDEKRRLQAHDWMWTLVIDDLKDLFTRDTAVAALLPRLQAGVGQGTTTPSGAARRLIAAFRRNL
- a CDS encoding FG-GAP repeat domain-containing protein, with protein sequence MSSLKTLTFLLLLTCTLGVPSVAKALPSEIAHNLKPLDGVIVLPIDGEYLIDLDASKGVAVGDIFSIITPGPAIIHPVTGAVIGSLDKVEGWLEVTRIKSGYSYARPLNPKITFTKGTRIHRFKDLPAVFWDYSGSGEKLFDELRTALPQLEWNSYAKDQTSRPTEPAQVAFATPVLTFIDQGGQLQVRGASFQLLGQYALPALVAPTLQGATAATSLLPSGPVAAMTSAPKSGIVISHQEATPGGIVLNQTLNTDKIWSAADFKGNPTGLEIADFDQDGLNDIAILHRNDLEIGQITNRKYQRTILLPLTGIERALTLSSADLDGDGRPELFINAMDGVKVDSLIVAFKDGRFQIVQSNLPWFLHAITNPDGSKIVLGQRLGNRVDIFDPKVVKIEFKQGGYASAGEYPHPWQTTIFSLQPLNSADGKPIFAEISNNDQLRLFSPQAEVLWESSTNYGGSVVSFAQGDKSGARDAATMFISVQPRMALLDSNTILVPSNEGWKLSKALQSIGPGQITALRSDGNSMVELWHTTPQQGSLADFQYADIDNDHKPEVVLLMHYKSAGLLSKGNAGLKVFELN
- the mce gene encoding methylmalonyl-CoA epimerase produces the protein MTKKINHIGIAVKNLETAVPFYRDTLGMTFEGTEEVTEQKVRVAFLKIGESRIELLEPTSADSPVTKFLEKNGEGIHHIAYEVDNLAATLLELQQKDVRLIDQTPRTGAHGASIAFIHPKASGGVLTELCQSARH
- the scpA gene encoding methylmalonyl-CoA mutase, with product MSSFEKKNLSDWETLAKKERKTDDLTSFKWETPEGISVKPLYTAADTAGLDTADTLPGMAPFVRGPMATMYAGRPWTVRQYAGFSTAEESNAFYKRNLAGGQQGLSVAFDLATHRGYDSDHPRVEGDVGKAGVAIDSVEDMKILFSDIPLDKVSVSMTMNGAVLPIMANYIVAAEEQGVSEDKLAGTIQNDILKEFMVRNTYIYPPAPSMRIIGDIIEYTSQRMPKFNSISISGYHIQEAGANNALELAFTLADGVEYVRSAVAKGLDVDSFAPRLSFFFAIGMNFFMEASKLRAARYLWAKLMKEFNPKNPKSSMLRTHCQTSGWSLTEQDPYNNVIRTTIEAMAAVLGGTQSLHTNALDEAIALPTDHSARIARNTQLVIQEESGICNVVDPLGGSYYVESLTKGLIDEAQKILDEIEGLGGMTKAIETGMPKLRIEESAAKKQAAIDSGRDVIVGVNKYKLAKEDPIEVLDVDNAAVREGQIARLKKMRATRDEAACQQALADITTACENGSGNLLDLSVKAARLRASIGEISDAMEKTFGRHRAEIKLVSGAYASVVESDSDFNELKQRIDAFAEKDGRRPRILIAKMGQDGHDRGAKVVATAYADAGFDVDMGPLFQTPEEAAKMAVENDVHVVGVSSLAAGHKTLVPQLVAELKKLGADDIVVVCGGVIPRQDYTELYAAGAAKIFGPGTPITVSAGQTLDAIEGK
- a CDS encoding TlpA family protein disulfide reductase is translated as MKFCFLLISMLITIGCANPALALLNAGDTAPDFNAQTLDGHEVSLSSFKGKLLLIELGTTWCPACNELAHQIEKIRPFLKKKGVTFISAYLADSAASIKSHLKDEGLKAADETMIDDGEARTSYSIFTIPRLLLIDKDFKIVFDEMMLDSSQLKQRIDAHLQGRS
- a CDS encoding helix-turn-helix domain-containing protein, with the protein product MEFNIGKKIKYLRKERKLTLQDVATETGFSPALISQIENNNVSPPIATLSKIARFFDVKMSFFFEEGEAIAKYEIVHKTDRRIVSRVISKDGTGHGYTYETLSYRKSNKKMEPFLLTVSERATEETLYNHEGEEFLLILKGEAELLLDDERFELKEGDAAYFDSSVKHRLLSKGEGTVEVLAVVTR